Genomic DNA from Aminobacterium mobile DSM 12262:
CACAGGACGAACTCACCAAATTCGAGTTCACTTGAAAGCTATAGGCTGTCCTTTAGTGGGAGACACTTTATATGGAACGAAACAAAGCCTGAAACGTAAAGCAGAACGCATTTTTCTTCACGCATGGAAATTAGCCTTTGCCCATCCATCTTCGGGGGAAAAGCTTTTTTTTAGAGTCACTCTTCCTCAAGAATTACGCCTTTTTCTTCAAAAAACTCTTTCCAGTCCATTGGATTTGCCATAACAGTAAAAGGATGAGTATAGGTAACATGTGCTGGAGCCCCCCCTGGTATATGTCGCACATGTTTTCTCTCTGTATAATCTATTTGTACTTTTGATGTATGTCTAGCTTTACTGAAATAAGCCGCTAGTGAGGCTGCCAAAAGAAGAAGAAAGGATCCTTCAAGGTCCTCTTTCGTTCCGGTAAAACCTTTTATAATCACATGAGAACCTGGAATTTCATGCACGTGTAGCCAAATATCTCCAGATCCAGCCTCTCTGAAGGTAACATGGCGATTCCCTTTCGCATTGAGCCCTACCAGTATCTGAGCATCTTCATATTCAATCCTTAAATGAGGGGGTTTAGGAGCTTCCTTTTTCCCCTTTTTAGCCTTTTTCTGAGTAGGGAGAACCCCTCCTTGGATATCTCTACATACTGAATCAATGACTGTTGGAATTTCAAGGTCTGAGAGAACATCGATTTGTTCTTCTAAGTCCTCTATTTTATCTTTCAACTTCAAAATGTTCTTTTCTATTTCAAGAAGATTCCCTTTTGCTTTTTTATATTTTTTAAAAAACCATGCAGCATTATCAGAGGGGTTTTTATCAGGATCCAATGGTATTTCCAAAGAAATTTCCCCCTCTTCAGACCATCCGGAAAGGCGAACCATACTTGCTCTATACGGAATAGCCCTGATATTGGCTAGAATCAAATCTCCACAATTTTTATACCAATCAGCTTTTCCCGCCTCTCGTTTTTGCTTTTCCACACCTTGTAAATGACGTTTTAAAGAACGGGTTTCTTTTTTTAAGAGTTTCAACGTTCCCCTTTTAAGATTCTCGCTTTTCTCTTTTAGCAGAGGATAGAACATACACAACCTCCCCGCATGAAGAGCCTCTTGTGTTACTACGGGAGTAGCTCCTGGCAGCAAGAAAGGAAAGATGGTGAGGTATGAATTTAAATATTGCATAACGGGACTTTCTCTTGGCGCCACGTCATAAATAGAATTGAGAATCTGCATCCATTCAGAGGGTAATTTTATAGCCCAATGCTCACTAATATACTGTCGAAGTCTTTTTCCTAAGCCTTTTATCTCAGAAACAACCTCTGGTGTTATTGTCGAAGCAGAAAGTTCTGTTATGGTTCTCCCTTGAAGGGGAGGAGGAGAAACGTAAGAATACGAAGGGGCGATAGTTCTATAACGGTTAACGTCTGGATGTATATGTTTTGCGCAGTCAATAATAACGTTATTTTCATCAAGAAGAATCATATTGCTATTTCTTTCCATAAACTCTATAATTAATCTTTTCTGGACATGGAATCCTGCTCCTACAGTTCTGGAAAAGGAAAGCACCAGAACTCGATCGAAATCAAGTTGTTTCACATCTATAAGTTCGCAACGCAGGAGATGGCTCTTCAAAGCCTCAACAAAACGGGATTTTCCCGTAGAAAAATGGCCTAAAATACCTATATCTTCATTTGTAATCCACCCACATCCATAGTACCGAGGGTCCCACGTTACGAAAAAAGGAGTAGGAAGCTGTGAGAAACGCAATGTAACCCAATTTCCAGCTCCTTCTGCCTTGGTAATTTGTTGATTGATTGTTTTTTTAAGAAGTTCTCTACACCATGCATAAACTAATTCTGGACCGTACGTCATGATTTCCCCTTCTTTTCTACGTTCTAGAAGGTTCATTCTAAGGAATAAGGGTATAATGAGCAAGAGGGGGCTTCTTTTGGTAGAGAGCACCTTGACAATATCTCTCCCCATCATTACAATAATCGCCGTTGGCCATATGGGGCTGTAGCGCAGGGGGAGCGCGCTTCCTTCGCACGGAAGAGGCCGGGGGTTCAAATCCCCCCAGCTCCACCATATAATAGGTATAGGATGTCGGGGCGTAGCGCAGTCTGGTTAGCGCACCTGCTTTGGGAGCAGGGGGTCGAAGGTTCGAATCCTTTCGCCCCGACCAAGAATAGATAATGGGTACTGAATATAGACAGTACCCATTTTTCATGTCTTTTAACCTTTCCCTGACTTTCCCCAAAAAGACTCGGGAAAACCCCTGGCAGGGGGTCAAAAACAAGCGGATTTTCCATGTCAAAACCTTGCATTGAAGAGGAGAATGGTAGCATGAAATCTGCCACCGTGGTTAACATTAAGTCGGTTGCGCCTCAAACTTGGGGATTTACCATACGGCGTTTCATAGCCTTACGAAGGGCTGAACAAGCCGCCCCTTATACAATTAAGGGATACGTCGAAAATGTTAGGCTTTTTTCAAAAGATACCCCACAGTGCGGAGCGGCGCTTGTCGTGATTGCCTGCTGAAACACCTTTCACAAAAAGGGATAGCCCCCGTAACCTACAACATCCGACTAAAAAACTAAAGCCCTTTAAAGATATTAACTTTTAGCCCTTTCTAGCCTTTCCGGTAATCCTTTCAAGAGTAATGCCTAGAACTTTTGTTTTGTCGGAAGCTCGTTTTATATATTCTCTCCCTTCAGAGATATGCTCCGGTGAATATTTCGCGATGAGGGCGTTCAAAGCCCATTTTTTTTCTTCGCCGAGTATTTCTTTAGCCTTTCCGAAGGCTATGACACTCTCGTAGTTTGTAGCGAACTTTTCCGGCACTACTTCAACTTTTCCGATCACACAAATTGACACTTTATCGTTGTAGACGACATTTTCAAGTTTGTGCCCTTCCATGGCGCAGTGAAAATATACGGTGTCGTTTATGAAAACATAATGGAGAGGAACTCCATAACTATATCCGTCCTGTGAAAGGGTAGAAAGCACCATATAGTTTCCCAATTCAAGCAGTGCCAGAGCCTCTTTATTAGAAAGTTCCCGGTCTTTACGTCTCATTTCTTTAAACATACGGTTGCATCTCCCCCTTTTGGTTAGCTTCTTCAGAGCAGAGGCCCCCTTCCCTGAAAAAGTAATATCTGCCCTTCATGCAATGTTTAATTTGTAGAATATTACTGACAACATTATTCTCTTAAAGTGGTATTGTCAAGATTAACGAGGGGATAGGATATAATTTTAAAAAATCCTTATCCTTCTGGAGGCATTCAGACATGAATATTAATAAGTTTCGTGAAACGGCAAATGAGATCGTGGAAGGATTGCCAAGAGAGCTTTTTAAGCAGCTTAATGGAGGAATCATTGTTCTTGACGAGAAAAAAGAAGAGGCTGAAAGTCTGATAATGGGGGAATATGTGGAGGATCCCTTTATGGGGAAGACCATCCTTCTTTATTACGGATCTTTTGTCGACACATTAGAGGGTGCTTCTTTAGAAGAATGGGTAAAGGAAATAGAGGATACTATTATTCATGAACTTCGTCACCATATAGAATCCCTAGCAGGAGTTGATTACCTTTCAGAAGAAGAGAGACAAACTTTTTAAAAAACCTTTTTGATAGCATACCTTGATAGAGCCACATTCCTTGTTTTTTAGCCTATATCTGGATATAGAGAGTAAGAGGGTTAACCGCTATATTAAATATATAGAAACAATGGACAAAGAGGAGAGTGTGCAACATGAAAAAAAACGGTGTTATGGGTAAAGTAGTTACCCTCGCTATTTTAGGAACTATTCTCTTATCGAGCATTGCTACAGCAGCGCAACCAGAACTCAATGCGTATACCATATGGTCTGAGCGATATGCTCAAGCAATATTCAGTGCTTTTACAAAAGATACAGGCATTAAAGTGAATTGGATGAGATTTTCTTCTGGAGAAGTGCAAGCCAGGCTGGAAGCAGAGCGGAAAAATCCTCAAGTCGATGTTGTTTTTGGGAATATGGCTGAAGCTTTCGTCAATGGCATTCCTAAGGGGCTATTTGAGCCTTATAAGCCACAAGGGGCCGAACGTATTCCAGACGCATTTAAAGATACTGATGGATATTGGACTGGTGTTGCAATAGATCCTATCTGTTTTATGTTCAATACCAGATTTTTAAAAGATCACAATGTGGGAGCCCCCACATCTTGGCAAGATCTGCTCCGCCCAGAATACAAGAGCCAGCTTCAGATGGCTGATGCCAGAACATCTGGAACTGCTATGTATCGTATTCTTAGTATTATCGAAGCTATGGGCGAAGATAAAGCTTACGTATACCAGAAGAAACTCAACGACAACGTTCAAATCTATACTAAAAGCGGTGCCGGTGGTGCATTGCCTATAGCAAGAGGACAGGCTGCAGGTGGCATCTTCTTCCTTGTAGATGCCCTTGAAATGCAACAGAAAGGCTACGATGTGACTATTAGCTATCCCAAGGAAGGTGTTGTAGCTGGGATAGAGGCTATGGCTCTTGTAAAGGGAGCTAAAAGTCCAGACCTTGCAAAAAAATTTCTGGATTGGGCCTCCACAGAACGGATGCAGAGAATTTATGAGGGAAGCCAAATCAATCTGATTCCCAGCAATCCCGATGTGAAAATTTCTAATCCGGGGCTGGATATGTCGACGGTTAATGTGCTCCCCCTAGATATTAAGTGGGCTGGAGATAACCGCGATCGCCTCGTTGAGCGCTGGATAAATGAGGTCCTTCGATAAATCTACAAGACTTGATCCCGCACTCGTACCACTTTGGGTAGGGTTATGGGGGTTTTTAGGGCTCTTCGTACTCTACCCATTAGTGCGGTTGATCTATATAGTCTTTACCACTGATGGCGGAGTAAGCTTAATAAACCTGATAAAGGTACTTATGAGCTGGTACAATCGTAAAGCTTTTTTTAATAGCCTCGCACTAGCTACTGCTGTGTCCACTACAGGAACCTTTATAGGATTTCTCTTTGCTTTCGCAGTAACGAGGATACCCTTGCCCCAACCTGTCAAGTGGTTTTTGGGAGCTGTTGTTGTGCTTCCTTTTGTTTCACCACCCTTTACGAGCAGCATTGCTCTCACTATGGTGTTAGGGCCTAATGGTTTGTTATTGAAATTACTTCACGCGCCAGATTTTAATATATACGGCTTTTGGGGAACGTGGATAGCTGAAACTCTCACATATTTCCCCGTGGCATTTTTGACCCTTACCGCAGTGCTCAAAGCCATTGACCCTAACTTAGAAGATGCTGCCATGAGCATGGGCAATACTTCATGGGGAACTTTCCGAACTGTAACATTACCACTGAGCATACCAGGGCTTGCTAATGCTTTCCTGCTCCTATTTGGAAGCTCTCTGGCAGATTTTTCCACACCGCTAGTAATGGCAGGTCATTCCTTTCCAGTACTAACTACTCAAGCCTACTTGCAGATTACGGGCATGTACGATATCCAGGGTGGAGCCACCATTTCTTTTATACTGTTGGTCCCCGCTCTTTTAGTATATTTGCTGCAACACTACTGGGTGGAGCAACGTAGTTATGTAACAATTACAGGTAAAGCTGGAGCCCCTTCTGTTGTCAAGGGAGGGAGATTTTTTGCAGAGGCACTTATATTGACAATTATTTCAGCTATAACGTTATTTATAATATTCCTCTATTCCATTATCTTTTTAGGATCTTTAATGAAAGTGTGGGGAATAGACAACAGCTTTACCCTAGAAAACTATGTCTATGTTTTCACTGTAGGGTGGGAAGCTGTAAAAGATACAGTTCTTATAGCTATTATATCGACCTTCATAGGTAGTGCCATAGGAGTAACTACCGGCTACTTGATAAATCGTAAAGATCTTCCTTGGAGAAAAACATTAGAGTTTATGTCCCTTCTAAACTACGTCTTACCAGGAACAGTTGTAGGTATTGCTTACGCCGTAGCCTTTAACTCAGGCCCCATAGTGCTCACAGGTACCATGTCTATTATTGTTGCTCTCTGTGTTTCTCGTTATGATGCTACGGGGATAAGAGCTACAATAGCATCGTTGCAGCAAATAGATCCTTCTATAGAGGAAGCTTCTCTAAGCCTTGGAGCCTCTCGATTTACAACTTTTTTCAGGGTAACACTGCCGTTGATTATGCCTGCAGTTACTACAGGTATGCGTTATCTTTTCGTGGTTTCTATGACAGCCGTCAGTGCCACAATATTTTTAGTATCGGTACGTTGGAGCTTGCTGACCATCCGTATTCTTGAATGTATTACTGAACTTCTCTTCGCTCAGGCAGCAGCCTTTTCAGTAGTTCTAGTACTTATTGTCTTTTTCGCTATAGGGGCTATCGCAGTTTTGTTTCATATCATCTACCCAAACTATTACCGTCAGTTGAGGAGGCTGTAAGAAATGTCTCTCTCTATTTCTCTCCATAATTTATCAAAAATTTTTCACAGAGGGAAAGAAGCTTTTAAAGCAGTAGATAACGTTAATCTTTATGTCAAATCTGGAGAACTTGTTACACTATTAGGCCCCTCTGGTTGTGGAAAAACAACGATCTTGCGAATGATAGCTGGTTTTGAGAGACCTACTGAAGGACGCATCTTGATCGATGGGGAAGATATCACCGAAATGGCAGTGAACAAACGAAAGATCGGGTTCGTTTTCCAAAATTACGCTCTTTTCCCCCATATGAATATTTTCGATAATGTGGCTTATGGGCTGAAAATTCGAGGCGTTTCTCGAGAAGAGCGAAAAAAACTTGTAGCTCAAGTCCTTCATATGGTAGAACTTGAAGAAGTGGAGAATCGTTTCCCTAACCAACTTTCAGGTGGAGAACAGCAACGAGTAGCATTGGCTCGAGTTTTTGTTACTGATCCTAAAGTTTTGTTAATGGATGAACCTCTATCCAACCTCGACGCGAAACTACGAATATATATGCGTGCTGAAATTCGTCAGTTGCAAAAGAAACTGGGTATTACGTGTATCTACGTTACTCACGACCAAAAAGAAGCCCTCTCTATAGCTGATAGAATTGTAGTCCTCAATAAGGGGAAAGTGGAACAAGTTGACACTCCTTTTGAACTCTATGCAAACCCTGCAACCCTTTTTGTTGCTGACTTTATCGGACAGGCCAACATATTTAAGGGGCAGGTCAAGTTTTTTCGAGATAAAGAAATGGATGTTTTTATTTACGGGCATGTAATAACTATTCATAACGACAAAGGAAAACGCTTTGAAGAAGGGGAAGAAGTGGCTCTTGTAGTGCGGCCCGAGTCCGTTCGTTTAGGCCCTCCTGAGAGCTCTATACTAAAAGGACAAGTGCTGAGCAGGGGCTTTGTTGGAGATAAAATGGAATATGCTATAGAAATAGAGCCGGGTAGCCTCATTCATGCTTTTGAACCTTATTCCAGAGACACCCCTATATTTTTTGAAGGGAACAGTGTAGGGCTTCGTATAAATCCGCTGGATGTCATGGCTTTGCCAGTATAAAAAACTATTAACACAAAATAAGGATGCAGGAAGTGTTTTTTTTACGCCATCCTCCTGCATCCTTATTTACTTACAGGACATATTAATTCGAAACTTCAATAGGTTTAGGCCTAGAAAATAAAAATAAAACTAACGTGAGTATCACACTAACTATAGAGACTAAAGGTTGTCGATAAAGGGCTGCGAGAGCAGAAACGGCAAAAGCGGTTCTATGCCATAAAGGTAGAGGTCCACGAGCATAACCTGTCAAAGCAAATCCTATTCCAGTAAGTGTCCCTACGCCACTAAGTACAGACATGAGGTTCTCCATCAAAGAACCCTGAAGAATAAGACCTGGATCGTAGCAAAAGGCAAAAGGTACAATGAAAGCCAGGATACCTAATCTACAGGCTGTGAAACCTGTCTTATTAGGTGACGAATCTGCGATAGATGCAGCAGCATAAGCGGCAAGAGCCACTGGTGGAGTTATGTTGGATACAATAGCGTAATAGAATACGAATAGATGTGCTGCTAAGGGCAGAAAGCCCATTTTCACAAGGGCCGGTACACCTAACGCTGCTCCAAGAATATATGCGCTAGTAGTAGGCAACCCCATGCCAAGAATTAGAGAAACCAAGGCGATAAGGATCAATGCTAGGAAAGAATTTCCACGAGCAATTCCAATAACAGCTCCTACAAACTTAAAACCAATGCCCGATAAAGCCACGGAACCAACTACTAACCCTGCAGAGGCACATGCTGTACAAATAATAGGGATATTCTTGGCCCCATCGTGAATAGCCTCTATAACTTGTTTAGGCCCCATGCGTTTGGCGGGGTCGAGAAGAGACATGCCCCATGCCAAAACAATACCCGAAATAGCCCCATACATTGGGGTATATCCCGCTAAAAGCATATAAACTAAGAGAACAATTGGTGACATCATGTAAAGCTTTTTGAGTACAGCTTTTTTAGAGGGGAGCTCTTTTGCAGGAAGTCCCTTAAGCCCATCTCTCACGGCAGCGAGGTGAACCATTAAGAGGACTGCTCCATAATAGAATAA
This window encodes:
- a CDS encoding pyridoxamine 5'-phosphate oxidase family protein, whose translation is MFKEMRRKDRELSNKEALALLELGNYMVLSTLSQDGYSYGVPLHYVFINDTVYFHCAMEGHKLENVVYNDKVSICVIGKVEVVPEKFATNYESVIAFGKAKEILGEEKKWALNALIAKYSPEHISEGREYIKRASDKTKVLGITLERITGKARKG
- a CDS encoding metallopeptidase family protein, producing MNINKFRETANEIVEGLPRELFKQLNGGIIVLDEKKEEAESLIMGEYVEDPFMGKTILLYYGSFVDTLEGASLEEWVKEIEDTIIHELRHHIESLAGVDYLSEEERQTF
- a CDS encoding ABC transporter substrate-binding protein yields the protein MKKNGVMGKVVTLAILGTILLSSIATAAQPELNAYTIWSERYAQAIFSAFTKDTGIKVNWMRFSSGEVQARLEAERKNPQVDVVFGNMAEAFVNGIPKGLFEPYKPQGAERIPDAFKDTDGYWTGVAIDPICFMFNTRFLKDHNVGAPTSWQDLLRPEYKSQLQMADARTSGTAMYRILSIIEAMGEDKAYVYQKKLNDNVQIYTKSGAGGALPIARGQAAGGIFFLVDALEMQQKGYDVTISYPKEGVVAGIEAMALVKGAKSPDLAKKFLDWASTERMQRIYEGSQINLIPSNPDVKISNPGLDMSTVNVLPLDIKWAGDNRDRLVERWINEVLR
- a CDS encoding NFACT family protein yields the protein MTYGPELVYAWCRELLKKTINQQITKAEGAGNWVTLRFSQLPTPFFVTWDPRYYGCGWITNEDIGILGHFSTGKSRFVEALKSHLLRCELIDVKQLDFDRVLVLSFSRTVGAGFHVQKRLIIEFMERNSNMILLDENNVIIDCAKHIHPDVNRYRTIAPSYSYVSPPPLQGRTITELSASTITPEVVSEIKGLGKRLRQYISEHWAIKLPSEWMQILNSIYDVAPRESPVMQYLNSYLTIFPFLLPGATPVVTQEALHAGRLCMFYPLLKEKSENLKRGTLKLLKKETRSLKRHLQGVEKQKREAGKADWYKNCGDLILANIRAIPYRASMVRLSGWSEEGEISLEIPLDPDKNPSDNAAWFFKKYKKAKGNLLEIEKNILKLKDKIEDLEEQIDVLSDLEIPTVIDSVCRDIQGGVLPTQKKAKKGKKEAPKPPHLRIEYEDAQILVGLNAKGNRHVTFREAGSGDIWLHVHEIPGSHVIIKGFTGTKEDLEGSFLLLLAASLAAYFSKARHTSKVQIDYTERKHVRHIPGGAPAHVTYTHPFTVMANPMDWKEFFEEKGVILEEE
- a CDS encoding ABC transporter ATP-binding protein translates to MSLSISLHNLSKIFHRGKEAFKAVDNVNLYVKSGELVTLLGPSGCGKTTILRMIAGFERPTEGRILIDGEDITEMAVNKRKIGFVFQNYALFPHMNIFDNVAYGLKIRGVSREERKKLVAQVLHMVELEEVENRFPNQLSGGEQQRVALARVFVTDPKVLLMDEPLSNLDAKLRIYMRAEIRQLQKKLGITCIYVTHDQKEALSIADRIVVLNKGKVEQVDTPFELYANPATLFVADFIGQANIFKGQVKFFRDKEMDVFIYGHVITIHNDKGKRFEEGEEVALVVRPESVRLGPPESSILKGQVLSRGFVGDKMEYAIEIEPGSLIHAFEPYSRDTPIFFEGNSVGLRINPLDVMALPV
- a CDS encoding ABC transporter permease, coding for MRSFDKSTRLDPALVPLWVGLWGFLGLFVLYPLVRLIYIVFTTDGGVSLINLIKVLMSWYNRKAFFNSLALATAVSTTGTFIGFLFAFAVTRIPLPQPVKWFLGAVVVLPFVSPPFTSSIALTMVLGPNGLLLKLLHAPDFNIYGFWGTWIAETLTYFPVAFLTLTAVLKAIDPNLEDAAMSMGNTSWGTFRTVTLPLSIPGLANAFLLLFGSSLADFSTPLVMAGHSFPVLTTQAYLQITGMYDIQGGATISFILLVPALLVYLLQHYWVEQRSYVTITGKAGAPSVVKGGRFFAEALILTIISAITLFIIFLYSIIFLGSLMKVWGIDNSFTLENYVYVFTVGWEAVKDTVLIAIISTFIGSAIGVTTGYLINRKDLPWRKTLEFMSLLNYVLPGTVVGIAYAVAFNSGPIVLTGTMSIIVALCVSRYDATGIRATIASLQQIDPSIEEASLSLGASRFTTFFRVTLPLIMPAVTTGMRYLFVVSMTAVSATIFLVSVRWSLLTIRILECITELLFAQAAAFSVVLVLIVFFAIGAIAVLFHIIYPNYYRQLRRL
- a CDS encoding TRAP transporter permease, which produces MRKLDGIVAKVLYVYILAMGFFHLYTAVFGSFEAYLQRAIHLTWVLPMAFVIYPFKSLKKGQLPEIKVPWYDWILAVASAIPGLYIIMNYEQIMMRMQGVDDLTAVQLVLGTLLIILLLEATRRIVGLPLVIVAVIFTVYTYVCDASFLPTALRGVPTEFDRIIEGMFLTDEGIFSSSLGVSATFVMIFLIFGGFLEKSGVGEYFMEFAQAFTGTAAGGPAKIAVLSSALFGSISGSAVANVYATGSFTIPLMKRIGYKPHFAAAVEAVASSGGQLMPPIMGAGAFVMAALLGVPFNKIMVAAILPSLFYYGAVLLMVHLAAVRDGLKGLPAKELPSKKAVLKKLYMMSPIVLLVYMLLAGYTPMYGAISGIVLAWGMSLLDPAKRMGPKQVIEAIHDGAKNIPIICTACASAGLVVGSVALSGIGFKFVGAVIGIARGNSFLALILIALVSLILGMGLPTTSAYILGAALGVPALVKMGFLPLAAHLFVFYYAIVSNITPPVALAAYAAASIADSSPNKTGFTACRLGILAFIVPFAFCYDPGLILQGSLMENLMSVLSGVGTLTGIGFALTGYARGPLPLWHRTAFAVSALAALYRQPLVSIVSVILTLVLFLFSRPKPIEVSN